Genomic window (Amaranthus tricolor cultivar Red isolate AtriRed21 chromosome 7, ASM2621246v1, whole genome shotgun sequence):
CACCAAAGTTCCCACCTGCAGGAGCACCCTGGAAGCCAGGCTGTGATGTAGTTGGAGGAGTGCCATTAGTAGTAGGAGGCATTGCTCCTGGTACAGATGTTGAGGCTGTCAAAGGTGGCATTCCAGGAGGACCACTCACTTGCCCTGGTGCAGCAGGAGCACCTGGTTGTCCAGGAATGGGTGCTGCGATTGGAGGAGCTGTCCCATACACTGTAAAAATTTCAAAGCTTTTTTTAGCCAAGTGTTCAACAGTAAAATGCTTCCTCCACTATGCTGAGATAAAATAACAGCAAAACAAAACTAAACCATTAAAATTAATCTAACTTCTAGCGATAACCAAAAGCAGATTTCTACCATCTCTATGGCACTGATGCAGAGGCCCACAACATAATTCATGAAAGAACATAAAACTAAATTTACAACAAAAATAGATTTGTATCATCTTGATTTCCAATTGCTACAACCATACACACACATCGACCTTAAACTATTAGCTCTAACTGAAACTTTTTCTCTTTTCCTGATAGCAATCCCAACAAATACAATTACAGTTGTTCATTCGAGCCAACAGGTCAATTTCAGTTCAGGTGTCTGTCGGTCAAAATCGGATTTTTTTTCCGTGTTTggttttacataattgtaaatccatttTTTATAAAGGGTCAGATCAGGTTCATAACACCTCTAAATACAATCATAAGACAAAAGAAGTACTTTACGATAAGTTGAAGGAGTAACATAGCAGGAAAAGACAAAGTTAATGGTATAATATTTGTGATACTTGATTACAAACAAATATGATTTTGTTAGTCATCTCGTAGTCTTCCAGCCCCTCCTTCCACCTCAACAGAATTTCCAGATTCATCCATTGTTATTTAATTCAAGAAACAAATTGCAAAAGTTTCGAACACTCGGGTACAttataatagtcatgtactttagGAAGTGTCCTTTATCCTATTTATTatgatttaaattatttcaaatcACGTGCACCTGGTCATGAAGATAGGCATGGTCCAAATCAAGATAGAGAAGTGGTTAATGGAGTTTTAAAAGCTCTTGAAAAGATTGGTGAAGAAGAGAATGAAATGTAGCAGCTTCGTAAACAATTGGTCATATtccagaaaaaaaatatttgggaCTGGAGCTGCATGAAATGATGCTACAAGAATGAGTCTCATCTCATGGTGGTCGACTTAAGATTGCAGTTGGAGTGTTATCCCAACCTATTAGTAGCTCTTCAGCAGAAAGGGTATGAGCAGTAAAGCACATACCATCGAATAAAAATGCGGTAATGGTCATGATTGAACAGAATGGTGATGCGGTAACGGGAGTGATTTGCCTAtcataacgcctaaatatcggtcgaaGCCATAAGATTTTCCTTGATAAGACCAAAAATGcaatttttttacacctttacaacacgaAAATATCGGTTCATtgtttttgaaaacctttacaacgcgacCTACGCGATGCGATGCAGCCTTATTTTTACTCTGGCACATCCTCTTACATTCATAATGTAAAGAAAAACTGATTGAATGCTACGTTTTTACTCACTCAAATATAGGACTCTTATCATGTTTCACACGAGCTTACGTGCAAATTCCTTACAAAAAATGGGACATGCCCTGAGCACCTATCTTGATGATTCTACATTAAGGTTGGAAGACTTGAGAGTTGAAGATTGGAGGAATGGAGGTTGGACTTAGGCTTCGCCATGGGCTTAGATTTTTCATATTTCGTGTTCTTGAttgtattttatcatttttgaatttaattttatgattcAAAAAATTGGTTTATAAGCTTTTACATAATTTCACATTTATTTGTGTATCATAGGATCGCATTTCATTTCTTACATTTCCCAAAACAAAAATTGTCATTCTCATTTTCATTGTTGTTTCGTATTGTATCGAATTTCGTTTCGTGCAACATTGCTTTAGTAGCACTGAAGCATGTTGACCTCTAAGTTCCATTATATATTAAATGTTAACAAAAATATAGGGAAGTATGTGATGAATTGGGTCAAAGGAGTCCAAGGGCACTATCGTCTTTTCATATTAATTAGtctttgtattttcttaattagacTAGTTGTTATTTTAGTTGTATTTAGGGGCTTAGGCCATATATAGAACCACCCTTTGTAATAATGGATTagctttttaaatattaataagaaGGAATTGCTCTTTTGGGAGTTAGTGGGCAGATTTGAAGTGTCCATGCTATCTAGTCTTGGTAACGGATATTGACCGGTGTGTTACAAAGTATATTGAGAACATTTATACAAGTTTGCTAAACCTACAAAAAGAAAATACCCATATTTGGAATAATGCAGGTCGCCAACCTCGCTGAAGTCCACCCACTCCTCTTTTCTTTTTAGCATTACCATTGAGCAAACTCCAAGGACTGCAGTTTGATCTGCCCTAGTCACATACTAGAAAAGCTAAATTGTTAAGGATAATGTCTAGCATGGCATATACTAACACTAATCCACAGTCTGTTGTCCTTGGTCACCGCTTAACTTCTACAACGGGCAAAACACATTCCAGCGCAAATAATTAAAAGGGGtcaattcaaataaatttactTATCTACTTGTGTTTCAATTGTAAGCAATTTTCCAGCCCACCAAATCCAAGTTGGCTCAAACTTGTATACTACCCACTAAATACTACTTGGTTGTAACTAGTATGCATGTTGATTATGTAAAGCTCAATTGATGTCTTAACATTTAAGAGCTAGGTTCCTGCTCCTAGTCTAGGAAACATACCTTATTGATAATAAAAGAAATTCTAAACCAATGTTATTAGGCTCAAGAGTACTTATCCAACCTTCAAATTTTCTTAGCAATCCTCATGAGAGATGCCCCTAAATGAGCAAGTGAACTAGTGAATGCAGGAGCAAGTAAAGCATGTATGCAAACAAGCAAGCAAATAGAAGATAGAAAGaagaaaatagaagaaaaaacaagaaaaagaagTCAAAAAGCAAAGAGCAAGGTGGCATTTTAACATGCCAATCACAACTAGCAACATATCTTTAAAGAAAACTTCTAATTATGTTAATTATACAAGCATAAAAACAGATCTCTGAACAAATTCAATCAGATTTTCAGAGTACTTGAAGCAATCAGAAATATACAAGACTCTTTCTCGTCTTTTAGTATTTTGGAAGCATATCAGATTTCGATAACTAACAAAAGCAACTAGAAATCAAAACAGCTAAAGTTGAACCTACTTTTCAAAGGCTCTTTATACTGAGTTAGGATACCATTTAATGTATTTTCAACCAttaataaatatgtttttattcaACATTTGCACATTCAGTTCTCTTATTCTTATTCTATATGCTTACTTGATGCTCTCATCAAAAATCAGCAGCATTATATCAATTCACTTAGAAATAATTATGGACATTTACTTTCAACATGGAATCACACACACCCACGCACAAGCGTGCCCCCGCCCACACCCACACACAATTCACTTGGAAATAATTCTGAACATTTAGTTTCAACATGAAATCACACACACTcacgcacgcacgcacgcacACGGACAcgtacacacacatatatatattcaataatTATTCATATAATATAAAGATCATTatattttatcaataatatCCATTTTGATAaggataatatatatacatcatcAATTTTGGAACTGTATATATGTATCTCCAAACTAAAATCTTCGTGCAATACGATTTCTATACTAGTTTGAAATAACTTCTACTTACATGTCAAAAGAAAAAACCTAACATTACATTGACAAAAATTCAAAACCTCCTCAACCCAATGACATAAAACCCTCATGTATCATATTCGAGAAAGCTAAACACACCAAGGCACTTCTTCATCTAACTGGAAAACTTTGCTTATTTTCCACCATTGTTTCAAGTATTCACGTCAAAGTCTCCATCGACAGCCAAGTAATCTTGGAATTCAAACCTCAATCCTCCGCTCAACATATGGAGAACAAAAGTCGTATTCAACTGATTTCCATGATGTTCTAGTTCTAGCAATAATTGAAATTGGTAGTTGATACGAAAAAGATAGTATGCTAGATCCACACTATATAAAGTTTAATCCTCGGACCACCACAATTATCAAAATATCACAATGATGTCAATTTCCAGACAATGGTGAAGCTAGTTTTTTAGTTAACGAAAGGACAAACATCCTGAGCATAGTTGTATGCATATAATTTTGCGACAAGAACTTTTTTTTATCGATAGTAGCATGTTATTGTCTTTTGTACTCCGTTTGATATATTTATCACTTTAGTTTGTCTCAAACTAGCTGGAAATATTGGTTGATAAGTCAGGTGACCGATAAAATTAATTGTTGGGTGTTGGATacttattagagaaaaagtgggcaAAAAGGGAAAAGCCGATAAAAAAAGCTAATCCTTGtagcttttcattttttttagctttttttggcCCTTCTCTTTACCAAAATTCAAAAGTCAACTAAAACCCAATGAAAATTCTATTTATCAAACAGGCCCTTCTATTAGACACGAGATTGTTATCTCTCGTcatttcatccacacatttttctcatctagtttattttatcatttttcaatttacttgcaactAAATTATGTAAAGTTGAATACATAGTAAATTTGTTTATGCAAACAAGTTAATCACTTGTTGCTTTAGGAGTTTCAGTTAGTTGGGTAACTAACTTTTGATGAACCCACAATCGTTAGTAAATTAAATTGATGCTTgattatggattttttttatttatttggaaAAATGTAAAACATGGTCCGTAGTACATCTAGAAGGGTATGTGTTTgcttttcaaaattaaattaacataacaattttgattaaaaaactgTTGGGGAGAGGACATGGCATACCTCAGCCATACCCTCCACTTCCATATTTATTACTATCCATGTTAACCATTTCCACTTACTACTTACTATTCAATGACAAGTGTGTGCATTCAAAACATCATTCCTATACTATTAAAAGAAACAAGCTTCAGCATTGCAAACCTCAAACTTACTACAAAAACAAACATATTTCTTTGTGGTTTCCTAGTGACATCAACAAAAGCACTCGCTCTTTTTATATCCAGTATTGAGAAAACTTATCACACAGGTTATTATTTCAAAGCCAAGAAGTGacatcaaaattttcaaataacatattaaagtcACCAAATTAAAGCAAATTGATCAGTAGTTCACTAAAAATGCTTCTTTAAATACCTTTCCACACAAAAACACCACGTTCATCAATTTATCATGCACAAGACGCCCAAGATTAGTGCGTCTGTACTCGTTCTCATGGTTTTAACTTACgatatacaaatataaatataaactcATGAAAACACATGTAGAGGGAGGTCTGAAAATGACTTATGATCAGCAGTTCAATTCTACATGGTTCCCTAACAATTGCAAAGTAACAATATTTTCACAATTCGTCTGAAATCCTATCAAATCCCATGCAGTccattgatcatttaagaataacACACTCATAACTTGAAAGCATGAACTTACTTGGCATGCCAGGAGGTCTAGGCAATACAGGTAGCCTGATTCCCGGAGCCATTGCAGCATTTGGGGGAACAGAACCTGGAATCGGCAAAGGTGCGGGAAGAATAGGAGACCTAAGACCAGGTCTCCAGGCCACATATGCAGCTCCAATTTGAAATGCACCCTGACCACTAAGATGCTCCTTGATTCTTTGATCAATCAAACTTTGTGTCTGTTGCTCCTCAAATTGCTGATAGTAACTCCGCACATTTGCCTGAAATAAAAGATAATAATCATGACAAAGCAATCTACACAAGGACAAAAGCAAAAAGTTCCTCAACTGAGTTCTTttgttaaaaatacattttgaatctGTGTAATGAGGCAATAGCTTACCTTATGTTTATAACCCGCATTATGCTGCTTCCTCACAGATGGCTTAAAAAAAATAGGTAAGTCAGAAAATCATACAAGTAGGAAAACAAATCCAATACAATTTGCATACAAAGGATAACATCAACAGACAGTATCATAAACAGAAATATATAGTCAAATAAAACACTGAAAAGACATAAGGTTGATACAACTCTCTCATAACTTATTACTAAAAAAcatggctccataacaaatggGCAAACACAAAAACCAAGTAAATACTTTATATTCTCACGTGATAGTATATGTTATGATGATCGCAATTTCATTCAAACTTGCATAATAAAGATTAATAACTCATGAAAATGGAAATCTTTCAGAGGACAGAACCATTTCTAATCTAAACCTAAAGATAAAAACTGGGTGGTAAAGGCAAGATCAAATCGGTTTAAGAACATCAACTATCCCACATGATCTTTAacagaaaatataaatatcatacAGCAACAAGGCCAAATTTTTAATCAGAAAGATTGGACTCGACTATATGAACCTGTAACTCGGTCAAAGtagtcatcaacataaattatttttattttgaaaacgtAAATGTCATAACTGAAATACTAATCAGATTCAACTGAAATCATAACTGAAAACGTAAATGTCATACCACTAGGAGCTTCAGTACTTAATAAACGTGTATAGTGTATACACAAGAAATACTAATCAGATTCAACTGAAATCATAActgaaaataaataatcatcTGCAACTGGTAAAGTATCATCCTcccaaaaaataacaaattccAATTTAAAAAACCGCAGCGATACTGatataaaatcatttttttacTTCAAACATCAAACATAACACAGAATTCAAATTACAGGAAACAATCAATTACGTTATTGATAAGAAAAATCCTTACAGAATCATGTGTCAAGTAAGTATCGCAGTAATCACAATAATACCTGAAcagagacaaaaaaaataaaaataaaaaaatgagttgAAGAATTCAGGACAAAAACCCGAATATTGATTACAATAATTTGTATCATACCTTGGCATAGTGTAGATGCTGCTACTGCTATGTTTAACTTCAAACCTCGATTGATGCACTATATCGAAAAAGCGTTGTTAGGTTTGTTTTGTTGAAGAActttcaaaccctaatttgaTTTGGAAACGAATTAGAGGTGAATAAACCTATAGCTAAAGGTGAATAAATTAGAGAATGCAGAACAAAAATAGTTAATCAGAGATTAGAAAAGGTGAAACCTGGCAACTAATGTTGCCGTCCGTTGGTATGCGTGGTGCAGTGGGCGTGGTGGCTCCGTCGACCGTTGCTGCCTCGCACCAAAAGTCGCTCTTAGAAGTTACTCTATTATGCGCTACTTTAATTCGTCGACCAAGGAGTAAAGCACAACTATTTGAAAATCGgatgatttgatttgatatCTGATTTAATATCTCGGTTAGGATATACGACTCAAATTGTAGTTTGAATTTGATATcggattttaaaatttgaataccGAATATCGATAttgatatcaattttttttttatattgggTATTCGAATATTCGACATTTGTTTTAATAATCGGATATCCAATATCATTTCGGATAGTTAAATATCCGACATCATTTCGAATACTTGGATATTCGACATCATTTCTGATACTCAGATATCCGACATCTTGTTGGATAGTCAGACATTAGATATTAGATATCCGTATATTTTAAGTGAATAGTCACGCataatgataattaaaattatatttttaaaaaaatcattttgactAAATTCAAATGTTGGATGTTTGAAGTCTAATTTGATTTTCTCAACTAATCCCCATTGGCATCAGAGGCTGGATATTTTGGATATTCGATCTGAATATTTTTAGATTTTGAATTCGGATATTCGACTCGAATCGAATTATATCGGATATCTGATCCAACTGCATGTTACGAATCAAATTTTCGACTTCACTCAGCCCTACCAATAACCAACCCAATATTTCGATTTAAAACTGAGTTCGAGTGGTGAAGGTAACGGACAATCCATACTCATACCCTTCTAAAGA
Coding sequences:
- the LOC130818719 gene encoding U1 small nuclear ribonucleoprotein C; amino-acid sequence: MPRYYCDYCDTYLTHDSPSVRKQHNAGYKHKANVRSYYQQFEEQQTQSLIDQRIKEHLSGQGAFQIGAAYVAWRPGLRSPILPAPLPIPGSVPPNAAMAPGIRLPVLPRPPGMPMYGTAPPIAAPIPGQPGAPAAPGQVSGPPGMPPLTASTSVPGAMPPTTNGTPPTTSQPGFQGAPAGGNFGGTSMPTASSFPSSGGNTSYPTTSGTDGFAYAQAPNSSH